A genomic segment from Hyalangium gracile encodes:
- a CDS encoding pyridoxal phosphate-dependent aminotransferase, whose translation MSDDFSIPAFRAVPRTGVIYVTTEASRRGYRPGDPEWCNLGQGQPETGDLPGAPPRVGKVAVDVADLEYAPVAGLWEVREAIAGLYNKLYRKGMPSQYSAENVSLSGGGRTSLTRAAASLGMVNLGHFLPDYTAYEELLDVFKAFTAIPILLEGERGYAFTHEDLRREVQGRGLSALLFSNPCNPTGKLVQGDELARWVGVAREQECTLLIDEFYSHYVWTGRPGQLPVESATRYVEDVNRDPVVVFDGLTKNWRYPGWRMTWTVGPKQVIEAVSSAGSFLDGGGSRPLQRAALPLLDEQTVVAETLAINAAFREKRDRFHSRLERLGIRSDRPPDGTFYVWGNLAGLPAPLNDGMGFFRAALEQKIICVPGEFFDVNPGKRRARSSRFRQYVRLSFGPSMDVLDKALERLEALILRHMQAPPQP comes from the coding sequence GTGAGCGACGACTTCTCCATTCCAGCGTTCCGCGCCGTGCCCCGCACGGGCGTCATCTACGTCACCACCGAGGCCAGCCGCCGGGGTTACCGTCCAGGAGACCCCGAGTGGTGCAACCTGGGCCAGGGCCAGCCGGAGACGGGCGATCTGCCGGGGGCCCCGCCCCGGGTGGGCAAGGTGGCGGTGGACGTGGCGGACCTGGAGTACGCCCCGGTGGCGGGGCTGTGGGAGGTGCGCGAGGCGATCGCGGGCCTCTACAACAAGCTCTACCGCAAGGGGATGCCCAGCCAGTACAGCGCGGAGAACGTGAGCCTGTCCGGCGGTGGCCGCACCTCGCTGACGCGGGCGGCGGCGAGCCTGGGCATGGTGAACCTGGGCCACTTCCTGCCGGACTACACCGCCTACGAGGAGCTGCTGGACGTCTTCAAGGCGTTCACCGCCATCCCCATCCTGCTGGAGGGCGAGCGCGGCTACGCCTTCACCCACGAGGATCTGCGGCGCGAGGTGCAGGGGCGCGGGCTGTCCGCCCTGCTCTTCTCCAACCCGTGCAACCCCACCGGCAAACTGGTGCAGGGTGACGAGCTGGCGCGCTGGGTGGGCGTGGCGCGCGAGCAGGAGTGCACGCTGCTCATCGACGAGTTCTACTCGCACTACGTCTGGACGGGGCGCCCCGGACAGCTCCCGGTGGAGAGCGCGACGCGCTACGTGGAGGACGTGAACCGCGATCCAGTGGTCGTCTTCGACGGCCTGACGAAGAACTGGCGCTATCCAGGCTGGCGGATGACGTGGACGGTGGGGCCCAAGCAGGTCATCGAGGCCGTCTCCAGCGCGGGCAGCTTCCTGGATGGCGGAGGCAGCCGTCCCCTGCAGCGCGCCGCGCTGCCGCTGCTGGACGAGCAGACGGTGGTGGCCGAGACGCTGGCCATCAACGCGGCGTTCCGCGAGAAGCGGGACCGGTTCCACTCGCGGCTGGAGCGGCTGGGCATCCGCAGCGATCGCCCGCCGGATGGGACGTTCTACGTCTGGGGCAACCTGGCCGGGCTGCCGGCGCCGCTCAACGACGGCATGGGCTTCTTCCGGGCCGCGCTGGAGCAGAAGATCATCTGCGTGCCGGGCGAGTTCTTCGACGTGAACCCGGGCAAGCGCCGCGCCCGCTCCTCGCGCTTCCGGCAGTACGTGCGCCTGTCCTTCGGCCCTTCCATGGATGTGCTGGACAAGGCGCTCGAGCGGCTGGAGGCCCTCATCCTGCGCCACATGCAGGCGCCCCCGCAGCCGTGA
- a CDS encoding arsenosugar biosynthesis-associated peroxidase-like protein, with translation MEHPHYYHSHDLARFPEMGKNRPELAQKFFDWYGAVFAEGALSAREKSLIALAVAHAVQCPYCIDAYSKDALEKGSDLDQMTEAVHVAAAIRGGASLVHGVQMRNHVDKVGM, from the coding sequence ATGGAGCACCCGCACTACTACCACTCGCATGATCTGGCCCGCTTCCCCGAGATGGGGAAGAACCGGCCGGAGCTGGCGCAGAAGTTCTTCGACTGGTACGGCGCCGTCTTCGCGGAGGGCGCGCTCTCCGCGCGGGAGAAGTCGCTCATCGCCCTGGCGGTGGCGCATGCCGTCCAGTGCCCGTACTGCATCGACGCCTACAGCAAGGACGCGCTGGAGAAGGGCTCGGACCTGGACCAGATGACGGAGGCGGTGCACGTGGCGGCGGCCATCCGGGGAGGCGCCTCGCTGGTTCACGGCGTGCAGATGCGCAACCACGTGGACAAGGTGGGCATGTAG
- the arsS gene encoding arsenosugar biosynthesis radical SAM (seleno)protein ArsS (Some members of this family are selenoproteins.): MATNTPPSLLSRRAPLASPATQLETLHRLKLPREFDDALREAGLHPLRPMRLDILQMNLGKMCNQTCRHCHVDAGPDRREVMSRETMEQCLAALAKTAIPTVDLTGGAPEMNPHFRWLVEEARKLGRHVMDRCNLTILETAPHADLPEFLARHRVEVVCSLPHYRALNTDKQRGEGVYEKSIRALKRLNALGYGDGQSGLRLVLVTNPVGAYLPAGQASLEAEWKRELLRNHGVRFDALFTITNMPISRFLEWLEQSGNLAAYLERLVTAFNPAAAPGVMCRNTLSVGWDGQLYDCDFNQMLDLPVEAGAPRHIRDFDLAKLEARSIVTERHCFGCTAGAGSSCGGATT; the protein is encoded by the coding sequence ATGGCTACGAACACGCCTCCCTCCCTGCTGTCGCGTCGAGCACCGCTCGCCTCTCCGGCCACCCAGCTGGAGACGCTGCACCGGCTGAAGCTGCCGCGAGAGTTCGACGACGCCCTCCGGGAGGCGGGGCTCCATCCGCTACGGCCCATGCGGCTGGACATCCTCCAGATGAACCTGGGGAAGATGTGCAACCAGACGTGCCGCCACTGCCACGTGGACGCGGGGCCGGACCGGCGCGAGGTGATGAGCCGGGAGACGATGGAGCAGTGCCTGGCGGCGCTGGCGAAGACGGCCATCCCCACGGTGGACCTCACGGGCGGCGCGCCGGAGATGAACCCGCACTTCCGCTGGCTGGTGGAGGAGGCGCGGAAGCTGGGGCGGCACGTGATGGACCGGTGCAACCTGACCATCCTCGAGACGGCGCCGCACGCGGACCTGCCGGAGTTCCTCGCGCGGCACCGGGTGGAGGTGGTGTGCTCGCTGCCGCACTACCGGGCGCTGAACACGGACAAGCAGCGCGGCGAGGGCGTGTACGAGAAGTCCATCCGCGCGCTGAAGCGGCTCAACGCGCTGGGCTATGGAGACGGCCAGAGCGGGCTGCGCCTGGTGCTGGTGACCAACCCCGTGGGCGCGTACCTGCCCGCGGGCCAGGCCTCGCTGGAGGCGGAGTGGAAGCGCGAGCTGCTGAGGAACCACGGCGTCCGCTTCGACGCGCTCTTCACCATCACCAACATGCCCATCAGCCGCTTCCTGGAGTGGCTGGAGCAGTCAGGCAACCTCGCCGCGTACCTGGAGCGGCTGGTGACGGCGTTCAACCCGGCGGCGGCCCCAGGGGTGATGTGCCGCAACACGCTGTCGGTGGGCTGGGACGGCCAGCTCTACGACTGTGACTTCAACCAGATGCTCGACCTGCCGGTGGAGGCCGGAGCACCTCGGCACATCCGGGACTTCGATCTGGCGAAGCTGGAGGCCCGGAGCATCGTCACGGAGCGTCACTGCTTCGGATGCACCGCCGGGGCGGGCTCGAGCTGCGGCGGCGCCACCACCTGA